The following proteins come from a genomic window of Pyxidicoccus sp. MSG2:
- a CDS encoding glycoside hydrolase family 2 TIM barrel-domain containing protein gives MSLLLVAIQSCAVAPGAPDDDIGDGGSPRADGGTGDGGNGAISVDGRAIKADGKALQLKGVCWNPVGKGHNHPPRDDYAAFADRDIALMKAAGINVVRTYDTIRDTAVLDKLHAAGIRVIMSVYAYGGEPASRASEHVTALKDHPSILMWSLGNEWNYNGLYTDLPFSDSMARLNQIAAAIKRLDSKHPIATIYGEMPSKATIEAMPDIDVWGLNMYRGITFGDAFNKWTALSQKPMFVAEYGADAFNAKIPGYDPESQGRATRELTREILEHSTANKGGVCSGGTIFEWSDEWWKSGEPSQHDNGGTAPGGGPYPDSTFNEEWWGIVDVDRNTRPAYEALKSLYAP, from the coding sequence TTGAGCCTTCTGCTGGTTGCAATCCAGTCCTGCGCAGTCGCTCCCGGCGCGCCGGACGATGACATCGGGGATGGCGGGAGCCCGCGTGCTGATGGTGGCACAGGCGACGGGGGCAACGGTGCGATCTCGGTGGATGGGCGAGCCATCAAGGCAGATGGGAAGGCCCTCCAGTTGAAGGGCGTCTGCTGGAATCCTGTCGGAAAGGGTCACAACCACCCGCCCAGGGATGACTACGCCGCCTTCGCCGATAGGGATATCGCGCTGATGAAGGCCGCGGGCATCAACGTGGTCCGCACCTACGACACAATCCGCGACACCGCGGTGCTGGACAAGCTGCACGCCGCGGGCATCCGCGTGATCATGAGCGTGTACGCCTACGGCGGCGAGCCCGCTTCTCGCGCCTCCGAGCACGTCACGGCGCTCAAGGATCACCCCTCCATCCTCATGTGGTCCCTTGGTAATGAATGGAACTACAACGGCCTGTATACCGATTTGCCCTTCAGTGACTCGATGGCTCGCTTGAACCAGATCGCCGCCGCGATCAAGAGGCTCGATTCCAAGCACCCCATCGCGACCATCTATGGCGAAATGCCCTCCAAGGCCACCATCGAAGCAATGCCGGACATCGACGTCTGGGGCCTGAACATGTATCGCGGAATCACGTTCGGAGACGCCTTCAACAAGTGGACGGCCCTCAGCCAGAAGCCCATGTTCGTCGCCGAGTACGGTGCGGATGCCTTCAATGCGAAGATCCCCGGATACGATCCCGAAAGCCAGGGCAGGGCGACCCGCGAGCTGACCCGGGAGATTCTCGAACACTCGACCGCGAACAAAGGCGGCGTGTGCTCCGGCGGCACCATCTTCGAGTGGTCGGACGAGTGGTGGAAGTCCGGGGAGCCCTCCCAGCACGACAACGGTGGCACCGCCCCCGGCGGTGGTCCCTACCCGGACAGCACCTTCAATGAGGAGTGGTGGGGAATCGTCGACGTCGACCGGAACACGCGGCCCGCGTACGAGGCGCTCAAGAGCCTCTACGCGCCTTGA